The following nucleotide sequence is from Apium graveolens cultivar Ventura chromosome 4, ASM990537v1, whole genome shotgun sequence.
GTATGGATAAAGGACTCACATTGATAGAAGGATGAGCAAAGAGATCATCGTCAAGAAGATCAGGCACAACTTGCGATGATTCGAGATTAACAATAAGTGGGCCCTTATCAGACCAAGCATCCATAATCTCTTGATAATCAAGTTTCAAAGCCAATCTCTTCTTGTCACTAATCCCAACACCAACAACAACATTAGGTTCAGTTTCACTACAACAACTCACCCACTTCTCCTCACTACTTTCCTGATCCCTACTTTGTTTCCTCATAGCTGTCCTTACAAGTTGTTCAACTTCCTCGCTGTCCTGTCCTCCATAAGCTGCGTACGTTAGACTCTCTGGCGACAAAGTCTCCCCATCACAACCTGAACACGAAGTGTTGGCACCCAACAGTCCGGTCAGCGTGGCGGCCCCACCGTTATCTACTGATGAGAAATAATAAGCCACGTCGTTGTCTTCCTGATTGTCTTTTTCATCAACTAGGTTTTCTGGGTGGAGAGGGAACAAGTCTAGCTGATGTCTCCGATCATTATTTCCGGTTGTGGGCATGTCGGGAGTGTTTTCCGGCGAGAGTTCTAGCTTGAGAGACAAGTACTTAGGTTTTCTTGTCTTTGATCTTAACTTACGAGCTGCTTTTATGTTACCAAGTATGACACTAAGTGTGACACCAGGAGAAGTGGTGGTTTGTTTCTTGTTCTTGCGCATTTTGtttgtgtatgtagaggttgtAATGTGTTTCGTTGTTTTGGGTGTAGGTGTGTGTATATGCACGGGATGTACAACGTCAAGGAAAAAGTGATACAGTATCTTTCAACTTTTTTGAGATGAGAGAGGAGGGGGATATATGATATATAGCCTTA
It contains:
- the LOC141718032 gene encoding uncharacterized protein LOC141718032 isoform X1 — its product is MRKNKKQTTTSPGVTLSVILGNIKAARKLRSKTRKPKYLSLKLELSPENTPDMPTTGNNDRRHQLDLFPLHPENLVDEKDNQEDNDVAYYFSSVDNGGAATLTGLLGANTSCSGCDGETLSPESLTYAAYGGQDSEEVEQLVRTAMRKQSRDQESSEEKWVSCCSETEPNVVVGVGISDKKRLALKLDYQEIMDAWSDKGPLIVNLESSQVVPDLLDDDLFAHPSINGWGSSGALWSVPEMSGSASNGCIKVEEVHGEDWKIGRREASVLRYREKRQNRLFSKKIRYEVRKLNAEKRPRIKGRFVKRI
- the LOC141718032 gene encoding uncharacterized protein LOC141718032 isoform X2, which encodes MRKNKKQTTTSPGVTLSVILGNIKAARKLRSKTRKPKYLSLKLELSPENTPDMPTTGNNDRRHQLDLFPLHPENLVDEKDNQEDNDVAYYFSSVDNGGAATLTGLLGANTSCSGCDGETLSPESLTYAAYGGQDSEEVEQLVRTAMRKQSRDQESSEEKWVSCCSETEPNVVVGVGISDKKRLALKLDYQEIMDAWSDKGPLIVNLESSQVVPDLLDDDLFAHPSINIQIRDSINPCNNPGILPTLPLLGFYGMAYLRRNYFFDIRDASIMCLTLVDFIIAFLCSTMLNALVEN